One stretch of Rosistilla oblonga DNA includes these proteins:
- a CDS encoding VWA domain-containing protein, with product MNEPTSENATQQIVYQFERLISLTGWWTWAAIVVGSIALLFAIAKLYRRDTAELPRATGLALLILRLSAMVALMFFFLNFERRAQQQVTRPSEAVVLIDTSQSMSLPADQAPDSPARIAAVANLLQETPWLDSVAEEHRVAVYGFDDSAEIRELASIAKASSSTDVQPKAADPSPTRQSSIVRIALVGAVVLGFGLLALLASAIAPLMHWRWASGMILASTISLLLGTVLLTSVWSVETSLSFRQLLGFAAPPVEVTETTEETQSAEPEQTKDWRNTLIASGSSSRIGDAVRGVLGRHDPSTLAGILLMTDGQNNAGIPIDDAAAFAARDGVPVYPIGFGSPKPPVNVRIVDLDLPRRVYPGDKFALSVVLQASGMMGKKVDLEILEGPDGEAEPSEIIESKTVLLDEDGKLTGLRFDLAPPSIGTRKIAVRVRGASGDQSPEDNQRDARYEVVARKVRVLLIAGGPTREYRFVRNLLHRDREVSVDVLLQTGQEGMSQEASEILTDLPSSAEQLFEYDAIVAFDPDWMAFEPAQIELLERWLSDMSGGLILVAGPVHLPEWSRLRGDVRATTVKGFFPVSLTGRGPIIDSGRVGGTTPWPLQFTPDGQRTEFLSLTDNPADSADVWKEFSGIYDFVGVKDPKPGAKVLAYFSDPTTSVDSRFPIYLASQFYGSGRVFFQGSGEMWRLRAVSDAYFETYYTKLIRWATEGRLLRDSTRGVLLVDKPRAMVGETIAVRAVLTDAQYRPLTEPRVTAELVSPSGAKQEVVLRPLEGQPRPGTYGGQFVARQSGSFELQLLLGDALDEQILRQPVQILLPTLELERPQRGDEPLMALASATGGLFAEGSGSEGPQSAIRNPLDIVAAIEPRPQTTILPGTPDRDFHRRRNASLMWLIGGALTLEWLLRRLNRLA from the coding sequence ATGAACGAGCCCACAAGCGAAAACGCAACTCAACAGATCGTCTACCAATTCGAGCGATTGATCTCGCTGACCGGATGGTGGACCTGGGCGGCTATCGTTGTCGGCAGCATCGCGCTGTTGTTTGCGATCGCCAAACTCTACCGCCGCGACACCGCCGAACTGCCGCGAGCCACGGGGCTGGCTCTGCTGATCCTGCGGTTGTCCGCGATGGTCGCCCTGATGTTCTTCTTCTTGAACTTCGAACGCCGCGCCCAACAACAAGTCACGCGTCCATCGGAAGCTGTCGTGTTGATCGACACCAGCCAAAGCATGTCGCTGCCAGCCGACCAGGCTCCCGATTCGCCGGCTCGAATCGCAGCGGTTGCCAACCTGTTGCAGGAGACGCCATGGTTGGATTCGGTTGCGGAGGAACATCGTGTTGCGGTCTATGGATTTGATGATTCGGCGGAGATTCGCGAATTGGCGTCGATCGCCAAAGCGAGTTCATCGACCGACGTTCAGCCTAAGGCTGCTGATCCGTCGCCGACTCGCCAGTCATCGATTGTGCGGATCGCACTTGTGGGTGCAGTGGTGCTCGGCTTCGGCCTGCTGGCGCTGCTCGCTTCGGCGATCGCGCCGCTAATGCACTGGCGATGGGCCAGCGGGATGATCCTCGCCAGCACGATCAGCCTGCTGCTCGGAACCGTCTTGCTGACATCGGTCTGGAGCGTCGAGACGTCGCTCTCGTTCCGACAGCTGCTCGGCTTTGCGGCACCACCTGTCGAAGTCACCGAAACGACCGAGGAGACTCAATCTGCGGAACCCGAACAAACAAAAGACTGGCGGAATACGCTGATCGCATCGGGCTCCAGCAGCCGGATCGGCGACGCGGTCCGCGGCGTCCTGGGTCGCCACGATCCATCGACCTTGGCCGGGATCCTATTGATGACCGACGGGCAGAACAACGCCGGCATCCCGATCGACGACGCTGCCGCCTTCGCCGCTCGCGATGGCGTGCCGGTCTACCCAATCGGATTTGGATCGCCCAAACCACCGGTGAACGTTCGGATCGTCGACCTCGATCTGCCGCGACGCGTTTATCCGGGAGATAAGTTTGCCCTTTCGGTCGTCTTGCAGGCCAGCGGGATGATGGGGAAAAAGGTCGACCTGGAAATCCTTGAGGGCCCCGATGGCGAAGCGGAGCCGAGCGAGATTATCGAATCGAAGACGGTTCTGTTGGATGAAGACGGCAAGTTGACAGGTTTGCGATTCGACCTCGCCCCGCCGTCGATCGGTACCCGCAAGATCGCCGTCCGCGTGCGGGGCGCTTCGGGAGATCAGAGTCCCGAAGACAACCAACGCGACGCGCGATACGAAGTCGTCGCGAGAAAGGTCCGCGTACTGTTGATCGCCGGCGGACCGACACGTGAATACCGGTTCGTTCGCAACCTGTTGCATCGAGATCGCGAGGTGTCGGTCGACGTGCTGTTGCAGACGGGGCAGGAGGGGATGAGTCAAGAGGCGAGCGAGATTCTGACCGACCTGCCATCGTCGGCGGAACAGTTGTTTGAATACGATGCGATCGTCGCGTTTGATCCCGACTGGATGGCCTTCGAACCCGCTCAGATCGAACTCTTGGAACGTTGGTTATCCGACATGTCGGGCGGTTTGATCCTGGTCGCTGGCCCGGTTCATCTGCCCGAATGGAGTCGCTTGCGAGGCGACGTGCGGGCGACAACCGTGAAAGGATTTTTCCCGGTCAGCCTGACGGGCCGCGGACCGATCATCGACAGTGGCCGCGTGGGTGGCACAACTCCCTGGCCGCTGCAGTTCACTCCCGATGGCCAACGGACCGAGTTCCTTTCGCTGACCGACAACCCGGCCGATAGCGCCGACGTCTGGAAAGAGTTCAGCGGCATCTACGATTTCGTCGGCGTCAAAGATCCCAAACCGGGAGCCAAGGTGCTGGCTTATTTCTCCGACCCGACGACCTCCGTCGATTCGCGATTTCCAATCTACCTCGCCTCTCAGTTCTACGGCTCGGGCCGCGTCTTCTTCCAAGGCAGCGGCGAGATGTGGCGATTGCGAGCTGTCAGCGACGCCTACTTTGAAACCTATTACACCAAACTGATTCGGTGGGCGACCGAGGGACGGTTGCTGCGAGATTCGACGCGTGGCGTTTTATTAGTCGACAAGCCGCGAGCGATGGTTGGCGAAACGATCGCTGTTCGCGCGGTCCTGACCGATGCTCAATACCGTCCGTTGACCGAACCGCGCGTCACCGCCGAACTCGTCTCGCCATCGGGTGCCAAGCAGGAGGTAGTCCTGCGACCGTTGGAGGGCCAGCCGCGGCCGGGGACTTACGGCGGGCAGTTTGTCGCTCGCCAATCGGGCAGCTTCGAATTGCAGTTGCTGTTGGGCGATGCGTTGGATGAACAGATACTTCGCCAACCGGTGCAGATCCTGCTGCCGACGCTGGAACTCGAAAGGCCTCAGCGTGGCGATGAACCCTTGATGGCGCTGGCCTCTGCGACCGGCGGACTGTTCGCCGAAGGATCGGGAAGCGAGGGGCCGCAATCGGCGATTCGCAATCCCTTGGACATTGTCGCTGCGATCGAACCGCGACCGCAGACGACGATCCTGCCTGGCACGCCCGACCGCGACTTCCACCGCCGCCGCAACGCCAGCCTGATGTGGCTGATCGGCGGGGCGCTGACGTTGGAATGGCTGCTGCGGAGACTTAATCGTTTGGCCTAG